Proteins encoded together in one Etheostoma cragini isolate CJK2018 chromosome 11, CSU_Ecrag_1.0, whole genome shotgun sequence window:
- the spc25 gene encoding kinetochore protein Spc25 produces the protein MTSITDPNVSDVFASAMEENHNKQLKTFGEIIDVTTELGQSHRQLVKSAHDSCLKKCKDDEMLFETIRTFERDLVQQNASLKKKHHAISEMISGIQQKEMQKDKIIQKIEKLKQEQAKRKEVIESQYKTNKNRLRNLQKARVVFQDHLDMEMRTIFGKTQLVKGEKLQFVFRNISPSDQDSAYIVTIGIKEDGSYQIVSSDPVLKCLSVLESRLQETNNLPAFLANVRKEFISLASC, from the exons ATGACATCCATTACTGATCCAAACGTGAGTGATGTGTTCGCCAGTGCAATGGAGGAGAATCACAATAAACAACTTAAAACATTTGGGGAGATAATTGACGTGACTACAGAGTTGGGCCAGTCCCACAGACAGTTGGTGAAGTCTGCACATG ATTCatgtttgaagaaatgtaagGACGATGAAATGCTGTTTGAGACAATACGGACATTTGAAAGAG ACTTGGTACAACAAAATGCAtcattgaaaaagaaacatcatGCTATTTCTGAAATGATATCTGGGATTCAGCAGAAGGAGATGCAGAAAGACAAAATCATCCAGAAGATAGAAAAACTTAAACAAGAGCAAGCCAAAAGAAAGGAGG TAATCGAGTCTCAAtataaaactaacaaaaacagactgaGGAATCTCCAGAAAGCCAGAGTAGTCTTTCAGGATCATTTGGACATGGAGATGCGAACAATCTTTGGCAAAACACAATTGGTTAAAG GTGAAaagctgcagtttgttttcCGGAATATCAGCCCTTCAGATCAGGACAGCGCATACATTGTCACAATTGGGATTAAAGAAGATGGATCATACCAGA TTGTGTCGAGTGACCCTGTGCTCAAGTGTTTGTCAGTCCTGGAAAGCCGGCTTCAGGAGACCAATAACTTACCAGCATTCTTGGCAAACGTCAGGAAGGAGTTTATCTCTCTGGCAAGCTGCTAA